The genomic DNA CACGCCGGCTGGAATTATCACCGAGATCATCGACGCGACCGGTGATGGCGCCGGCCATGTGCTGGACTCCGCTCTTGGTGTCGCCCTGGATGCCGCAGGAAACGCATACATCACAGGAAGCAACAGCCAGAATGCGTTCAAGATCACGCCTGCCGGAGTCATCTCCCAGATCATCGACGCGACCGGCGACGGCGCAGGCCACGCGCTGCTTGATCCCGCCGGCATTGGCGTGGATGCGGCGGGCAACATCTTTCTGGCGGCAGAGAACAGTGACGGCGCCTTCAAGATCACACCCGCAGGCGTCGTCACTCAGATCATCGGGCCGGACGGCGACGGGGCGGGCAATACGCTCAACGATCCGTACGGTCTCGCCGTGGATGCCGCGGGCAATGCCTACGTCGCGGGCATTCTCAGCGACAACGCCTTTCGGATTTCGCCGGACGACGACGGCGACGGTAAGGCGAACGACGCCGACAACTGTCCGAATGCATTCAACGCCGACCAGGCCGATGGCGACGGCGATGGGAAGGGCGACGCCTGCGACAACTGCGCGGCGATTTTCAATGCGGATCAACTTGATTCGGATTCCGACGGCATCGGCGATGCTTGCACACCTCTGCCACCGCCCGACGCCGCCTGCGGATCTTGTGCGCCGGGAGTGTTTCCGGTCGCCGGACTGGTCGTTCCCGCCTGCTTGATCGGCCGTCGGTTGCGGCGATGGCGCGTTCACACCGGTGTCGACAAACTAAATTAAGGTGAATTATATGTGCAGATTTGTACCATCAATCAATCGTTGCTTGCCGCGCGCCCTCGTCGCCATTCTGACCGTCTCCGCCCTCGGACTGAGTCGCGCAAGCGCCCAGCTCATCATCACCGAGATCATCGACGCGACCGGCGGGGAAGGCCAAAACCTCATAAGCATCGAGAGCATCGCTGTAGACGCGGCGGGCAACGCTTATATCGCGGGCGTGGGCAGTAACAACGCCTTCAAGATCACGCCCGGCGGAAGCATCACTCAGATCATCGACGACAGTGGCGATGGGGCGGGTAATGTCCTCACGCTTCCCCGCAGTATCGCCGTGGACGCCGAGGGTAACGCCTTCATCGTAGGACAGTCCAGCGATAACGCCTTCAAGATTACGCCCGCGGGGTTTATTACTGAGATCATCGACGCGACCGGCGCTGGCCCGGGCAATGGACTTGATGGTCCTACGGGCATTGCCGTGGATGCCGCAGGCAACGTGTACGTAACCGGTGTCCAGACCCATAACGCCTTCAAGATCACGCCCGCCGGGGTCAAGACGCAGATCATCGACGCAGCCGGCGCTGGCCCCGGACAGGACCTTGATAGTCCTCGCGCCATCACGGTCGACGCCGCGTTTAACGTGTATGTCGCAGGGGCGAACAGCGACAACGTCTTCAAGATAACGCCCGCCGGGGTCATTTCCGAGATCATCGACGCGACGGGCGACGGCGCAGGAAATGTCCTAGATTTTCCTTTCCTCGGCATTTTCGTGGACTCGGCGGGGAACGCCTACGTGACGGGGGCGGCCAGCAATAACGCCTTCAGGATCACGCCCGCCGGGGTCAAGACGCAGGTCATCGACGCGACGGGCGACGGTAGCACTGTCCTGGATGGTCCCACCGGCATCGCCGTGGATGCCGTGGGGAACATTTACGTAGCGAGCGAAAACAACGACGTCGCCTTCAAGATCACTCCCACCGGCGTCATCAGCAAAGTCATTGACGCGGGCGGCGACGGTGCGGGTCATGGCTTGGACGCGCCATTCGGCATCGCCGTGGACGACGCGAGCAACATCTACGTAGCGGGAGCAAACAGCGACAACGCCTTCAGGATCGCGCCGGACACGGACGGTGACGGCAAAGCCGATGATGCCGACAACTGCCCCAGCGCATTCAACGCCGATCAGGCAGACACCGACGGCGACGGCAAAGGCGATGCCTGTGACAACTGCCCCGACGTGTTCAATGCTGATCAGGCGGACGCGGATTCAGACGGCGTCGGCGACGCCTGTGCGCCGCTGCCGCAACCGCCACCGCCCGACGTCGCTTGCGGAACCTGTGCGCCGGGCGCCATGCCCGCGGCGGTGTTGAGTCTGTCGTTTTTGATGGCGACGCGACGGCCGCCGCCGACCAAGCGAACCCTTTGGAGAGCCAGTTATATGAAGACGAAGAATCGTGACTCGGGAATCGGCAACAAGTGTAGCCCCGCGTTGGCGGCAATCCTGGTGTTCACCGCGGGGTCCAGCGCGTCGGCCCAGCCGGTCCATCTGCTCATCAGCAGTGGAAACACCGACCAAGTCCTGCGCTACAACGGCACGGCCGGCGCCTTCATCGACGCGTTCGTTCCCGCAGGCGGCGGCGGGCTGATTGGGCCCGCGGGCCTGGTCTTCGGCCCGGACGGCAACCTCTACGTCAGCAGTTACGACATCGACAGGGTCCTGCGTTACAACGGCGCGACCGGCGAGTTCATCGACACCTTTGTCTCGGCCGCTTCCGGCGGGCTGGATGCACCCAACGGCCTGGTCTTCGGTCCGGACGGCAACCTGTATGTCAGCAGTGAAAACACAGACGGGGTCCTGCGCTATAACGGCACGACTGGCGCCTTCATCGACGCCTTGGTCCCTGCCGGCGCCGGCGGGTTGGATGAGCCCCAAGGCCTGGTCTTCGGCCCGGATGGCAACTTGTACGTCAACAGCGGAACCACCGACAGCGTCCTGCGCTACAACGGTGTGACCGGCACCTTCATCGACGCCTTCATCCCCACCGCCAGCGGCGGGCTGGATGGGCCCCACGGGTTGGTCTTCTGCCCGGACGGCAACCTGTACGTCAGCAGTGGCTCCACCGACAGTGTCCTGCGTTTCAACGGCGCGACCGGCGCCTTTATCGACGCCTTCGTCCCAGCCGCCAGCGGCGGGCTGGATGTGCCCTTCGGTCTGGTCTTCGGCCCGGACGGCAACCTGTACGTCAGCAGTCAACGCACCGACAGGGTCCTGCGCTACAACGGCGCGACCGGCACCTTCATTGACGCCTTCGTCCCCGCCGTCTCCGGTGGGCTGGATAATCCGTCGTATCTGATCTTCGACAACGACGGCGACTTCGACGGCGTGCCTGACGATGCC from Phycisphaerae bacterium includes the following:
- a CDS encoding SBBP repeat-containing protein, which produces MFKHKQLGNYRFFLAAVSIFLMAAPGVDRAGGEIITEIIDATGGAGKPLNAALAIAVDGAGNVYVASGTHNVFKITPDGAITVIIDATGDGTNALDVPTAVAVDGDGNVFVAGQVSDNGFKITPAGVITRIIDATGDGTNPLDNPQSIAVDGAGNVYIAGSDSNNAFKITPAGIKSQIIDAAGAPGASVLNNPLGIAADADGNAYVTGYGSNNAFKITPAGIITEIIDATGDGAGHVLDSALGVALDAAGNAYITGSNSQNAFKITPAGVISQIIDATGDGAGHALLDPAGIGVDAAGNIFLAAENSDGAFKITPAGVVTQIIGPDGDGAGNTLNDPYGLAVDAAGNAYVAGILSDNAFRISPDDDGDGKANDADNCPNAFNADQADGDGDGKGDACDNCAAIFNADQLDSDSDGIGDACTPLPPPDAACGSCAPGVFPVAGLVVPACLIGRRLRRWRVHTGVDKLN
- a CDS encoding thrombospondin type 3 repeat-containing protein, giving the protein MPRALVAILTVSALGLSRASAQLIITEIIDATGGEGQNLISIESIAVDAAGNAYIAGVGSNNAFKITPGGSITQIIDDSGDGAGNVLTLPRSIAVDAEGNAFIVGQSSDNAFKITPAGFITEIIDATGAGPGNGLDGPTGIAVDAAGNVYVTGVQTHNAFKITPAGVKTQIIDAAGAGPGQDLDSPRAITVDAAFNVYVAGANSDNVFKITPAGVISEIIDATGDGAGNVLDFPFLGIFVDSAGNAYVTGAASNNAFRITPAGVKTQVIDATGDGSTVLDGPTGIAVDAVGNIYVASENNDVAFKITPTGVISKVIDAGGDGAGHGLDAPFGIAVDDASNIYVAGANSDNAFRIAPDTDGDGKADDADNCPSAFNADQADTDGDGKGDACDNCPDVFNADQADADSDGVGDACAPLPQPPPPDVACGTCAPGAMPAAVLSLSFLMATRRPPPTKRTLWRASYMKTKNRDSGIGNKCSPALAAILVFTAGSSASAQPVHLLISSGNTDQVLRYNGTAGAFIDAFVPAGGGGLIGPAGLVFGPDGNLYVSSYDIDRVLRYNGATGEFIDTFVSAASGGLDAPNGLVFGPDGNLYVSSENTDGVLRYNGTTGAFIDALVPAGAGGLDEPQGLVFGPDGNLYVNSGTTDSVLRYNGVTGTFIDAFIPTASGGLDGPHGLVFCPDGNLYVSSGSTDSVLRFNGATGAFIDAFVPAASGGLDVPFGLVFGPDGNLYVSSQRTDRVLRYNGATGTFIDAFVPAVSGGLDNPSYLIFDNDGDFDGVPDDADNCPFVPNTDQTDGDGDGVGDVCDNLAFDNDGDGVPNGADNCPIVSNSDQADPDGDGKGDTCDNCPGVFNAEQADANADGIGDACTPPPPPDAACGTCAPGVLPASFLSLSLMMWGRRRNYGRKD